One window from the genome of bacterium encodes:
- the aroF gene encoding 3-deoxy-7-phosphoheptulonate synthase, producing the protein MSPGAGRILVLDLETELPAAGLEALQQQLGAAGLAGRLVEAGWCRLLRVPLPAGSPEPAPSAWRLAGVRRAFVQEDGSLLAARSWREADSVIAARGHRLGGGAWQLIAGPCSVEDRVQMREVAHAAAEAGAGWLRGGAFKPRSSPYHFQGLGAPALELLREAADERGLAVITELLDLRDLPLLAACSDVLQVGSRNSQNLPLLKELGRCGRPVLLKRGFGCTLEETVLAAEYVLCHGNPQVAICERGIRSFEPAMRFTFDLGALPWLKQHVHLPVVADPSHATGDARLVPAVARGALAAGADGIMVEIHPRPDRSISDPDQALSLEAFGRLAAELRALAAALGRSGGEGSA; encoded by the coding sequence ATGAGTCCTGGCGCGGGGCGGATCCTGGTGCTTGACTTGGAGACGGAGCTGCCGGCCGCGGGGCTGGAGGCGCTGCAGCAGCAACTTGGGGCGGCCGGCCTGGCAGGTCGGCTGGTCGAGGCGGGCTGGTGCCGTCTGCTGCGCGTGCCCCTGCCCGCCGGGTCGCCCGAGCCCGCTCCAAGCGCCTGGCGCCTGGCCGGGGTGCGACGTGCCTTCGTCCAGGAGGACGGATCCCTCCTGGCCGCCCGCTCCTGGCGGGAGGCGGACAGCGTCATCGCGGCGCGCGGACACCGGTTGGGGGGCGGCGCCTGGCAGCTCATCGCCGGACCCTGCAGCGTGGAGGACCGCGTCCAGATGCGGGAGGTGGCCCATGCCGCGGCGGAGGCGGGGGCGGGCTGGCTGCGTGGCGGCGCCTTCAAGCCCCGCAGCAGCCCCTATCACTTCCAGGGGCTGGGCGCCCCCGCCCTGGAACTGCTGCGTGAAGCGGCGGACGAGCGCGGCCTGGCCGTCATCACGGAGCTGCTTGACCTGCGCGACCTGCCCCTGCTCGCCGCCTGCAGCGACGTGCTGCAGGTGGGCTCGCGCAATTCCCAGAATCTGCCGCTCCTGAAGGAGCTGGGTCGCTGCGGCCGGCCCGTCCTGCTCAAGCGCGGCTTCGGCTGCACCCTGGAGGAAACGGTGCTGGCGGCCGAGTACGTGCTGTGCCACGGCAATCCGCAGGTGGCCATCTGTGAGCGCGGCATCCGCAGCTTCGAGCCGGCCATGCGCTTCACCTTTGACCTGGGGGCGCTGCCCTGGCTGAAGCAGCACGTGCACCTGCCGGTGGTGGCCGATCCCTCCCACGCCACGGGCGACGCCCGCCTGGTGCCCGCCGTGGCCCGGGGCGCGCTGGCCGCCGGCGCCGACGGCATCATGGTGGAGATCCATCCCCGCCCCGACCGCTCGATCAGCGATCCCGACCAGGCCCTCTCGCTGGAGGCCTTCGGCCGCTTGGCCGCCGAACTGCGCGCCCTGGCCGCCGCCCTGGGACGAAGCGGCGGAGAAGGGTCCGCATGA
- a CDS encoding TetR/AcrR family transcriptional regulator, which translates to MQTDSSHGRLMEAPAGDDEAVGTPLWRSLGVGKQEQVVRAAVEEFAAHGFAAASMNTLVRRAGISKGSLFTYFRSKAGLFEAVIRLAAGRIRQDLRRLRDESSAEPFPRRLEALVRAGFDFLEARPQLARIYFRLLQGGQAPGGILQVEALRRRSQVFLEELIAQGQERGELRRDLPAPRLAFLLNRQLECLLCAWQEETEGGGAADASAADLARRRETWMGDFLSLMLDGMRARLDGREGG; encoded by the coding sequence ATGCAAACCGATTCCAGCCATGGCAGACTGATGGAAGCGCCCGCCGGGGACGACGAGGCGGTGGGCACGCCGCTCTGGCGTTCCCTTGGCGTCGGCAAACAGGAGCAGGTGGTGCGCGCCGCCGTGGAGGAATTCGCCGCCCATGGCTTCGCGGCGGCTTCCATGAACACGCTGGTGCGGCGGGCGGGCATCAGCAAGGGCAGCCTCTTCACCTACTTCCGCAGCAAGGCCGGACTCTTCGAGGCGGTCATCCGCCTGGCCGCGGGCCGCATCCGGCAGGACCTGCGCCGCCTGCGCGACGAGAGCAGCGCCGAACCCTTCCCCCGCCGACTGGAGGCCCTGGTGCGGGCCGGCTTCGATTTTCTCGAGGCGAGGCCCCAGCTGGCGCGCATCTACTTCCGCCTGCTGCAGGGAGGACAGGCCCCGGGCGGCATCCTTCAGGTGGAGGCCCTGCGCCGACGCAGCCAGGTCTTCCTCGAGGAGTTGATCGCCCAGGGCCAGGAGCGGGGGGAGTTGCGGCGGGACCTGCCTGCCCCGCGCCTGGCTTTTCTCCTCAACCGCCAGCTCGAGTGCCTGCTCTGCGCCTGGCAGGAGGAGACGGAGGGTGGTGGGGCGGCGGATGCTTCCGCGGCGGATCTGGCCCGGCGGCGCGAGACCTGGATGGGGGATTTCCTGTCCCTCATGCTGGACGGCATGCGGGCGCGGCTGGATGGACGGGAGGGGGGCTGA